The proteins below are encoded in one region of Rhododendron vialii isolate Sample 1 chromosome 7a, ASM3025357v1:
- the LOC131333861 gene encoding uncharacterized protein LOC131333861: MASQQPPARPWFRLASMARPASAPTPAPAPPPAPSAGPPAPQPRPTFVRPIVTPTFITPVTQPPPPQEPISPPPPPSAPQAPVPPSPQRATQATAPPPPEPRQPTAPPPSPIVPAPPRAVVAPPSPPPPVATTPSVLTSPIIKASTPSPKSSPPTSTTLQIAPSSLPPSPKPRASYVPSSPLPTKPLSPSPAAPAPPSPIPVVAPTAITTAWVPTQTRFPKIGELTQPKAPSPPPKVPSPQIHPLAHPPSPLTLPPAQFKSDTEHHANIPPEAEQKTILVQETIGTTPKVYVSGKKIPGIAMNRKQDLTRDNKAKEHDHYKKLSDSEEFGMRVITIAGENKGAIMELGPTPNSQKKHEFGGGNPPGLHMKGDPKGSRGGGKLGSDGSNSSNEEGRIKSKDKSDKTMAPISSPPLKAFMNSNVQGVNNSILFNSSCTHHDPGVHLSLSRKPNGGGGHGIHIKDRTNG, encoded by the exons ATGGCAAGCCAGCAACCCCCAGCTCGCCCATGGTTCCGGTTAGCGTCAATGGCTCGTCCAGCCTCTGCCCCCACCCCTGCTCCTGCTCCACCACCAGCTCCATCTGCTGGCCCACCGGCTCCCCAGCCAAGGCCAACATTTGTCCGGCCCATAGTAACCCCAACATTTATTACACCAGTAACTCAGCCACCACCACCTCAAGAACCTATCTCACCGCCTCCTCCACCCTCAGCACCTCAAGCAC CTGTGCCACCATCTCCACAGCGAGCGACCCAAGCAACTGCCCCACCACCACCCGAACCACGGCAGCCAACTGCACCACCTCCTTCCCCCATTGTTCCAGCACCACCACGGGCTGTCGTggcaccaccatcaccaccacctcccGTAGCCACAACACCATCTGTTCTAACATCACCTATCATCAAAGCATCCACTCCTTCCCCAAAATCATCACCACCAACTTCAACAACTCTTCAAATTGCACCCTCTTCATTGCCCCCCTCTCCAAAACCAAGAGCCAGCTATGTTCCTTCATCTCCTCTGCCAACAAAACCATTGTCGCCATCCCCAGCAGCACCAGCACCTCCTTCCCCCATACCCGTCGTTGCCCCCACAGCCATCACGACTGCTTGGGTGCCAACCCAAACACGCTTCCCCAAAATTGGCGAATTAACTCAACCAAAAGCCCCATCTCCACCCCCTAAGGTCCCATCTCCACAGATCCATCCCCTCGCTCACCCACCATCTCCACTAACATTACCCCCAGCCCAATTCAAGTCTGACACGGAACACCATGCCAACATTCCTCCAGAAGCTGAGCAGAAAACTATTCTGGTCCAAGAAACCATTGGAACTACACCGAAGGTGTATGTCAGCGGGAAGAAAATCCCTGGAATTGCCATGAATCGGAAGCAAGACCTAACAAGAGACAACAAAGCAAAAGAACACGACCATTACAAGAAGCTATCTGATTCTGAAGAGTTTGGGATGAGGGTCATCACAATTGCAGGTGAAAACAAAGGTGCGATCATGGAGTTAGGCCCTACCcctaattcccaaaaaaaacatgAGTTTGGTGGCGGAAACCCTCCTGGCCTTCACATGAAAGGCGACCCCAAAGGTTCGAGAGGTGGTGGAAAATTAGGAAGTGATGGCAGCAATAGCAGTAACGAAGAAGGAAGGATAAAGAGCAAGGACAAAAGTGACAAAACTATGGCGCCAATTTCGTCACCTCCATTGAAGGCCTTTATGAACAGCAACGTGCAGGGTGTGAACAATTCGATTCTCTTCAATAGTTCTTGTACTCACCATGACCCTGGGGTCCACCTCTCCCTTTCTAGAAAGCCCAATGGTGGTGGAGGCCATGGAATACACATCAAGGACCGCACAAACGGCTAA